The following nucleotide sequence is from Acyrthosiphon pisum isolate AL4f chromosome A2, pea_aphid_22Mar2018_4r6ur, whole genome shotgun sequence.
ggctcattataatataatttaatctaatGCATTTGCTTCTATTTAACTTAGAGGTTACCACGGTGACGGATATCCGTTCGATGGGCCGGGTCAAGTGTTGGCTCACGCATTTTTCCCGGGCACCGGACGAGGAGGAGACGCTCATTTTGACGAGGAAGAAGAATGGCTGGTGGCCGACAAGACAAGTAAAGACGGTGAGTACCAGTATACGACAATACTAGTACACTTGTGTACAGTGGTTGTACTGCggtacattatttatacaattatactgtaCGTCAGTGgtcagtacataatataggtactccgTGTACGTATAGGTAAAACTATAAGATAACATAGTAAGTACATTATGTACGAGTGGTGGTCAAACGGAGTGGGAGGGGGGTGAGGGAGATTATCctctataataactattttataacaaaataatttttttctggtcTGTGAAATAAAAACCCCGGATggataatatatatcttaaataaattacgtttttagtaataaaaatctGCCTCTCTCCTCATATGACAAAATCATGTTATGTACCCTCACTTTTATGTACATAGTAAATTATCAATGGCACAAATAGGCAAGGGCTTAAAGTCCACTCAAATCTGCATAAAGTCCTCGTCGAGTATAGACTGcctagataggtaggtactatttatcTGCAGTTTTTTTCTGCAATTTTGAAAACAACcccgacaataatattattacgataaatgTTGTAGTTATCGACAGTGTAACCCAACTTTTCCCAATATTTACAGCTGGGCGTTAGTAACAACTTTACTCATGGAACAGTTGCAACTTGCAACGCTTTTCATCTTATACGCGTGAAACTGTGAATGTTCCTTCAGTGTCATGTGACAGGTATAAAAACTCTGTTGTGTTGAACAATGAGCCATTTATCTATTCAGCTGCACACATATTGACTATCACTATTGAGGGAGACATATGCAATAATTTAGAATCATAAGGGGCAATAATACTAAAAGTTAGTTTCAAAAAAGAACCtagtattttacttaaaataaatatacagtgtgttcacgatatataattatataaaataagatacaataatttgtattcgATGAATATTGATGGTGGCCTTAAGGGCGCTACAGTCCTCGCCAcccatgtaattatttttatctaacatTATAAGGACAAATTGTTTACGCAACTGCATACGTATaccgcaattatttatttttgtgtctttaatatacttagttaacatcattatttatttaaacaatttttttgcgCCTCTGCAGGAACCAGTTTGTTCAGGGTGGCCGTGCACGAATTTGGTCACTCTCTCGGTCTTTCGCACTCATCGGCAGAAGACGCATTGATGTTCCCATGGTATCAGGATCTGAAATCCAACTTTGAACTTCCCAATGACGACCGGATTGGTATACAGGTCCTTTACGGTAAGTGTATACAGTAATTCCTTTACGAACTTCGGGTGTGTTCTTGAGCCCacgaaaatcaatttttgttataatattatatagattactaGTTTTTTCAAGTCataagatttttttacatatcgttATCCAAAACCAAacgcgtaataatatttatcccaCCCAACTCAGATACAAACAATGCGTCGgaaataccattataatatttagtaccaattattattttaatagatcaACCTTTCCATCTTTCCAAGACTATAGTGTTTActttatagtagtatagtacctTCTCATAAAATAGTTCATAAGCtgcttataactataataactatatagtatatatatatatataactatacctacgacctaccctccaaaaaatatatataaatgcattgaaggcaaaaagtatttaattaggtattcattTGTACGTTTGagaaagactataatatatacgtaggtatctggtatacgtatatataatgtatacgccGTCGGTTAGTATAATAAGTGCCTACTTTAAATTTACTACAGTTGACTCGCTGGCAATGACAATATAGTAATTTGCAATATCTTGAGGAAAATATCGACTACGATTTTAATTCCGTGGCATCGATTAATTTTTCGTTTCTATTAAATAGGTGCAAAAAATGACAAGATCTGGGGTGACATACCGGCGTACAGACCAACTTCGCAGAGACCGGATCCATCGACTACCGTTCCGACGATATCTAGTACAGCTAGGACAGTAATTACCAAGTCCATGACCAGTATCACCAATCCCATTACCCCAGTGACATACACTACCAGCAGACCAATGCCACCAAGGCGCCCACCCGTAGCAGTAGTCGTCGACGACAAACCGGACTTTTGCAACACATCATTCGATGCAGTGTCAATCATACGGAAGGATACGTTCTTCTTCAAGGGCAAATACACGTGGAGACTAGGCCCCAAGGGAGTTTACGCCGGATATCCGGCTCTAATTTCACGGCTGTGGTACAATCTGCCAGAAGACATGAACCAGGTGGACGCGGTGTACGAAAGGCTAGACGGCAAGATTGTGTTTTTCATAGGTCAGTTGTCAtagccattttatttttagttattaaatatgagTTATTACTAGAGATAGGATAATGATCTTAATAACACAAAAATTCcctaaataaaatgcaaatgccataaaaacttcaaaaaatgaacttaacaaattacaaaaaaaatgtactaacataaattataacaaatttaatagaaaaaaattattattattacctagagATAATTGTGTGATAATAGGTGTCAGAATAATTTAACTATGAATTgtaaattgaataaacaatagtaaacatttaaattttaagcttaatttagagtaaataaaaaatatattatacataataattaaaaataaatctaaaagtaaaatataaattttgccGCGCAGGTCGTCAATATTACCTGTTCGACGGCAACAACCCGCTGCGAGGATACCCGAAGCCGTTGACGACGCTCGGACTGCCCGAAGAGCTGGACCGTGTGGACGCGGCCATCGTCTGGGGCCACAACAGCAAGACGTACATATTCAGCGGCACAATGTATTGGAGGTTCGACGATGAAACTGGCCAGATGGAGTTGGACTACCCGCGGGACATATCGTCTGTATGGCGGGGAGCGGGATACAACATCGACGCGGCGTTCCAATGGCACGACGGTGAGTGAAACcgataatttctaaataattatatgatttgcaacatattagttatatttattgtacctatccTGCTGCGGGCAACATTGTTGGGTAAATGAAACTCTGTAaccgtttaaagttcaaacgcATAACttctgaatttaaatatttaatagtatattgtttatGGCAAGGGCGGGGAGTGAGCCACTAATATACTCACGATTAGCAAGCGACGTTATTGTGGCACGAGTCGTAGTAGGCAAAGCCTGTAATCAGCCTAAGACTAAATGATTGCATTCCCACACGAACCACCAAACATactttttttgtcacgcctgcgcTGAAAGTTtaattttcggtttcggttgAAGTGTTCGAAAATGACCTCATTCCTATTCCAGCAGACAGTAAATCTTTTGTCTCCGACGGGTGACGGTGAAGtggaaataggtacctactttacgtAGCGgtagtttaatgtatattagtGAAGTCCGGTAGGAAAAAATATATGACGTTGTAACAGGTACAAAATAGTGGTATACCTCTTTCTCTACTTCGAttcatgttaatttatatttctttatttgcCATAACTTAAAATCAATACTGTATGACTGACAAATATtgacaacacaataatatgcgTGCTTATCACACAGGTGCAACGTACTTCTTCAAGAATCGCGATTTCTGGAAGTTCAACGATCTCAGGATGCGCGTCGAACAGGAGGAGCCCAGGTCGATCGGCGAGTTCTGGTTCAACTGCACTGCGGTTGACGGTGTCGGCGACAGGTGGCCCGTCACCAAGAACAAGGGCCGGACGACCGGTCAGAAGGGCGCTGCGGGCCGCGGTGGCCGATATCGGACGGCCGACGACGGGCCGTCTGGCAGCGGCGATGTCAGCTCTTCGGGGTCCGTCTCCACCGATCATACGCCGACTCCGATCATGGCGTGGTCGGTTACGATGGCGTCGATCGCGGCAATCGTTCGGTGGGCACGATGAACGTCGCCACGAAAAACCATACGTGTTCgtcatatgtatataatataatatgataatattgtaatatttattgtgatGTATAATAAGCATACGGCGTCCGCCAAAGTCCTATGGCCGTCGAGTGTGACGATTTGAGGGATAGCGAAAATCGCTGTCGTATCGAGTTattcaatcaaataataatataatgtaactgaTGTATTATACAATGTGATGCGATACTACCGCTGTGTAGATTTGGGCCCGTCGGAtctgagtgaaaaataaacgaaCAGATTCGATTTAATTAGACTGGCAATTGGCAAACCTGCAGTTTCAAATTTTGGATGCAAGTCTCGTGGTTCCGTAAAAAAATTGagtgatttaatataatatacatagatatttcGATACCCATCACAAGAATACTCGTAATCCCGCTGttacgattttattatattttaaagtttttcaaccacaaatgcatataaatattaatacatttttaagacttAAATACTCATTAACACAATTTGGAGCATTATTCTCATACAGTGTACCTCCGAATATTGTGCAATTTTTTTCTGTGCTCACTCCAAAAAATTCAAGCATTCTTGCCATTCGTCTCCGTCGCACTTCTTTGGAATGCACgtcgatataatttattatatgtacagcGTAATTTACAAATCATGCTCAccccatttttcattttatatttcataatgcaattatttcaattctgatttttaaatatacttaaataccatatttttaaattcttaaaattgtttgtacctaTCATAATTTCGGAATGTATAAACTGTGGAAataaaaacttctgttttttaaatgagagCCCTCATTATTTACTGTACAATTTTggggataatttttttttttttaatgtttatgtagttaagtacctaattcaaaattcgaacgaatAGTTTTTCAGTCATTAAAATGTTTCTGGTAAgtataatagtccttaaaaatgtttttacgaaaatataaaacagattaATAATACTTGGACAttctttacaaattataaatgttgatagtcgatagatttataatatttactaaaatgtttaattccactgtattattgtatataatatattatatatttccatATATTCCAAGCCCATTATTGTAGACGCAATTGATCATTTTTACtccttatagactatagtacacaaggttaaataactcaaaaacgaatcgttcgaattttgattttgatacatcaacaatttcagaaaaactatccattaaataatttaccacaCACTTTCTATATCAGAATCCCTCCGTtctcatttaaatgtatacgttGTATATTCAAAGCACACTCCTTATGTAGGTaatagaacaatttattttcaagcatttaaaaatatcgtctttaagttaattttatttaaaaattccaaaacttttttttgaata
It contains:
- the LOC100162265 gene encoding matrix metalloproteinase-2: MLTARIFVEPMPFKLLVVRWLLLAISVQTVFSRPIQESNNTSRRARSTPIYEDVQGYLMKFGYLPESDLETGNNLRDGSQLHDALRTLQTFGNIPITGKLDEATKQLMKRPRCGVSDISPTAGQHRTKRYTLQGQKWHHVNLTWSLRTRRLDKVDHGWVRSDLNKAFQVWAKYSKLTFREVNSESADILVFFEKGYHGDGYPFDGPGQVLAHAFFPGTGRGGDAHFDEEEEWLVADKTSKDGTSLFRVAVHEFGHSLGLSHSSAEDALMFPWYQDLKSNFELPNDDRIGIQVLYGAKNDKIWGDIPAYRPTSQRPDPSTTVPTISSTARTVITKSMTSITNPITPVTYTTSRPMPPRRPPVAVVVDDKPDFCNTSFDAVSIIRKDTFFFKGKYTWRLGPKGVYAGYPALISRLWYNLPEDMNQVDAVYERLDGKIVFFIGRQYYLFDGNNPLRGYPKPLTTLGLPEELDRVDAAIVWGHNSKTYIFSGTMYWRFDDETGQMELDYPRDISSVWRGAGYNIDAAFQWHDGATYFFKNRDFWKFNDLRMRVEQEEPRSIGEFWFNCTAVDGVGDRWPVTKNKGRTTGQKGAAGRGGRYRTADDGPSGSGDVSSSGSVSTDHTPTPIMAWSVTMASIAAIVRWAR